From Eschrichtius robustus isolate mEscRob2 chromosome 7, mEscRob2.pri, whole genome shotgun sequence, a single genomic window includes:
- the PPRC1 gene encoding peroxisome proliferator-activated receptor gamma coactivator-related protein 1 isoform X2 — MAARRGLRDGVAPPPSGGPGPDPGGGVRSSGWGSRSQAPYGTVGAVSGGEQVLLHEEGDDSGFVSLSRLGPCLRDKDLEMEELILQDGTLLGTMHSYMDASLISLIEDFGGLGESRLSLEDQNEVSLLTALTEILDNADSENLSPFDSIPDSELLVSPREGSSLHRLLSLSRTPPERDLITPTDPLGPSTGSSRVSGVEMSLTDPPWDFSPPSFLETSSPKLPSWRPPRSRPRWGQSPPPQQRSDGEEEEEVAGFSSEMLAGELNNSVSSIADFPMHLACPEEEDKTAVAAEMAVQTAGDESISSLSELVRAMHPYCLPNLTHLTALEDELQEQPDDLTLPEDCVVLEIVGQAATAGNDLEIPVVVRQIPTGPQPVLLDDSLEASPALQLIMPALEAETEAAVPREALCPEKEGLPLDSKEKLESACLLEPREVMEPMAPKGPQNPPANAMLSSQRARKGRRKKIKEQPAACAEGYARRLRSASRGQSTAVTELTSQGGSLSQEDLQREVAPPHGRGKPRAWARAWAAALEKPGSGNLESSAGQASPAKEGPLDLYPSLVDPIQANPVSTHLSLVDSAQADPMPLDSVEADPTAIDPDPTVADPVPVDPKLVDPLPADPVLIDPVLPDSAAVDRAVVVPISDDLPPVDPVLAKPVQVDSLPNDLAPVDPVLVKSRPTDPRRGAVSSAQGSPAPQLLLESESSDPPKAINPEVKEVMGPLKGESGTSATTQEARPRPLSLSEYRRRRQQRQAEAEERNPQPPAGKWPSLPETPTGLADIPCLVPPAPAKKTTLQRSPEAPSEACFAPVGPSPASPSPEPPAGKPMTSTPTEQVPSQEMLLPARPPPPAVQSMPPTMPTALPFPTGGLGMTPMLPLPTNGQGVPSLPPPPLQPPSVPMSVGPVPPDPFTHYAPVPPWPCYPPLSPSGYPCLPPPPTVPLVSGTPGAYAVPSTCNVPWVPPPAPVPPYSSSCTYGPLGWGPGLQHPPFWPTVPPPSLPLTSVGRAVPSPKVEPSGIPPGPPDSVLTVPMAPPLSLGAAGQGAPQIEPTKVEVKPVPASPHLKHKVSSPVHSPRIKAPLCLPAESVAVEPASERLKPEPQEARPREKAPSPVAKAVPTSAPRQSTTTKLPAVHPARLRTLSFLPTPRTQGPEDVVQAFISEIGIEASDLSSLLEQFEKSEAKKECPPPAPADSLAVGNSGSVDTPQEKRPLDRLQAPELANVAGLTPPATPPHQLWKPLAAVSLLAKAKSPKSTAQEGTLKPEGVTEAKHPAAACLQEGVHGPSPVHVGSGDHDYCVRSRTPPKKTPALVIPEVGSRWNVKRHQDITIKPVLSLGPATPLPPCTAASQKPLDHRTSNDQADPPAPCLAPSTLLSPEASPCRNDMNTRTLPDPSAKQQSVRCYRKACRSASPPSRGWQGRRGRSSRSVSSGSNRTSEASSSSSSSSSSSSRSRSRSLSPPHKRWRRSSCSSSGRSRRCSSSSSSSSSSSSSSSSSSSSRSRSRSLSPRRRSDRRRRYSSYRSHDHYQRQRVLQKERAIEERRVVFIGKIPGRMTRSELKQRFSVFGEIEECTIHFRVQGDNYGFVTYRYAEEAFAAIESGHKLRQADEQPFDLCFGGRRQFCKRSYSDLDSNREDFDPAPVKSKFDSLDFDTLLKQAQKNLRR; from the exons ATGGCGGCGCGCCGGGGACTAAGAGACGGAGTCGCGCCGCCTCCGAGTGGGGGCCCCGGCCCCGACCCTGGCGGTGGAGTGCGCAGCAGCGGTTGGGGGAGTCGGAGCCAAGCGCCGTATGGCACTGTGGGCGCTGTGAGTGGCGGGGAGCAG GTGCTGCTGCATGAGGAGGGGGATGATTCTGGCTTTGTCAGTCTATCTCGGCTGGGCCCCTGTTTGAGGGACAAGGACTTAGAGATGGAGGAGCTGATACTGCAGGATGGGACACTGCTGGGGACCATGCACAGCTATATGGATGCCTCCCTCATCTCCCTCATTGAAGATTTTGGTGGCCTTGGAGAG AGCAGGTTATCTCTGGAGGACCAGAATGAAGTGTCACTGCTCACAGCTCTAACAGAGATCTTGGACAATGCAGATTCCGAGAACCTGTCTCCATTTGACAGCATTCCTGACTCAGAGCTGCTTGTGTCACCTCGGGAGGGCTCCTCT ctGCACAGGCTGCTCAGCCTCTCTCGGACACCCCCAGAACGTGACCTCATCACACCGACTGACCCATTGGGGCCCAGCACAGGCAGCAGTAGAGTGAGTGGG GTTGAGATGTCTCTCACAGATCCTCCTTGGGACTTCTCTCCACCCTCTTTCTTGGAGACCTCTTCCCCCAAGCTTCCTAGCTGGAGACCCCCAAGGTCAAGACCCCGCTGGGGCcagtccccacctccccagcagCGTAGTgatggggaagaagaggaggaggtggccGGCTTCAGCAGCGAGATGCTTGCTGGGGAGCTCAACAACTCTGTGAGCAGCATCGCAGACTTCCCCATGCACCTGGCCTGTCCCGAGGAGGAAGATAAAACAGCAGTAGCAGCAGAGATGGCAGTGCAGACAGCTGGCGATGAGAGCATCTCCTCCCTGAGTGAGCTGGTGCGGGCCATGCACCCGTACTGCCTGCCTAACCTCACCCACCTGACGGCACTTGAGGATGAGCTTCAAGAGCAGCCAGATGATTTGACACTGCCTGAGGATTGTGTGGTGCTGGAGATTGTGGGCCAGGCGGCCACAGCTGGCAACGACCTGGAGATCCCAGTTGTGGTGCGACAGATCCCTACTGGACCCCAGCCTGTCCTCCTGGATGACTCGCTAGAGGCCAGTCCAGCCTTGCAGCTGATCATGCCTGCactagaggcagagacagaggctGCTGtgcccagggaagccctctgccctGAGAAAGAGGGGTTGCCACTGGACTCAAAGGAAAAGCTGGAGTCAGCCTGCTTGTTGGAGCCCAGGGAGGTCATGGAGCCAATGGCACCCAAGGGGCCTCAGAACCCACCAGCCAACGCAATGCTAAGTTCCCAGAGAGCTCGAaagggcaggaggaagaagaTCAAGGAGCAGCCAGCTGCCTGTGCAGAAGGTTATGCCAGGAGGCTGAGGTCAGCCTCTCGTGGGCAGTCTACAGCAGTTACAGAGCTGACCTCTCAGGGAGGCAGCTTGTCTCAGGAGGACCTTCAGAGAGAGGTTGCGCCTCCCCATGGTAGAGGGAAGCCCCGGGCTTGGGCTCGGGCCTGGGCAGCTGCCTTGGAGAAGCCTGGCTCTGGGAACTTGGAGAGTAGTGCTGGACAAGCTAGTCCTGCTAAAGAAGGTCCTCTAGACCTCTACCCCAGCCTGGTTGACCCCATCCAAGCCAACCCTGTTTCAACCCATCTCTCCCTGGTTGACTCTGCTCAAGCTGACCCCATGCCACTTGACTCTGTTGAAGCTGATCCCACTGCGATTGACCCTGATCCCACTGTGGCTGACCCTGTACCTGTTGACCCTAAACTGGTTGACCCTCTCCCAGCTGACCCAGTGCTGATTGACCCAGTTCTGCCTGACTCAGCAGCAGTTGACCGTGCAGTGGTTGTTCCCATCTCAGATGACTTGCCTCCAGTTGACCCTGTCCTAGCCAAGCCAGTACAAGTTGACTCTCTTCCCAATGACCTGGCTCCAGTTGACCCTGTACTAGTTAAGTCTAGGCCAACTGATCCCAGACGTGGTGCAGTGTCATCAGCCCAGGGGAGTCCAGCCCCGCAGCTCCTCCTGGAGTCAGAGTCCTCAGACCCCCCAAAAGCCATCAATCCTGAAGTCAAGGAGGTCATGGGTCCTCTGAAGGGGGAAAGTGGTACTAGTGCCACAACCCAGGAAGCCAGGCCTCGGCCTCTTAGCCTGTCTGAGTACCGGCGACGAAGACAGCAGCGCCAGGCAGAGGCAGAAGAGAggaacccccagcccccagctgggAAGTGGCCCAGCCTCCCAGAAACTCCCACAGGGCTGGCAGACATCCCTTGTCTTGTCCCACCAGCCCCAGCCAAGAAGACAACTCTGCAGAGAAGCCCTGAGGCTCCTTCTGAGGCTTGCTTTGCACCTGTgggtcccagccctgcctctcctAGTCCTGAGCCACCTGCAGGCAAACCTATGACCTCAACTCCCACTGAGCAGGTGCCGTCCCAAGAGATGCTACTGCCAGCAAGACctccacctcctgctgtgcagtccATGCCCCCCACAATGCCCACTGCCCTGCCATTTCCCACGGGTGGGCTGGGCATGACCCCCATGCTGCCCCTTCCCACAAATGGGCAAGGTGTCCCCAGTCTGCCCCCACCACCCTTGCAGCCTCCTAGTGTTCCGATGTCTGTGGGGCCAGTGCCACCTGATCCCTTTACTCACTATGCCCCTGTGCCACCCTGGCCTTGTTATCCCCCCTTGTCCCCTTCTGGCTATCCTTGCTTGCCCCCTCCACCAACGGTGCCCCTAGTGTCTGGTACTCCAGGTGCCTATGCTGTGCCCTCCACTTGCAATGTGCCTTGGGTACCTCCTCCTGCCCCAGTCCCACCTTATAGCTCCAGCTGTACCTATGGGCCCTTGGGATGGGGCCCAGGGCTGCAACACCCTCCATTCTGGCCTACTGTTCCCCCACCTTCTTTGCCTCTAACCTCTGTTGGAAGAGCTGTTCCCTCACCCAAGGTGGAGCCCAGTGGCATCCCACCTGGCCCTCCTGATAGTGTACTGACTGTGCCGATGGCTCCTCCCCTCAGTCTTGGGGCAGCTGGCCAGGGAGCTCCACAGATAGAGCCCACCAAGGTGGAGGTCAAGCCAGTGCCTGCATCTCCCCATCTGAAACACAAGGTGTCCTCCCCGGTGCACAGCCCTCGGATCAAGGCTCCACTGTGTCTGCCTGCTGAGAGTGTGGCTGTTGAGCCTGCATCAGAGAGGCTAAAGCCTGAGCCCCAGGAAGCTAGGCCCAGAGAGAAGGCACCCTCTCCTGTTGCCAAGGCTGTTCCCACATCTGCACCAAGGCAGAGCACTACCACCAAACTGCCTGCTGTCCACCCAGCCCGTCTAAGGACACTGTCCTTTCTGCCTACCCCACGTACCCAGGGTCCTGAGGATGTGGTACAGGCTTTCATCAGTGAGATTG GAATTGAGGCATCGGACCTGTCCAGTCTGCTGGAGCAatttgagaaatcagaag CCAAAAAGGAGTGCCCTCCCCCGGCTCCTGCTGACAGCCTGGCTGTAGGAAACTCAGG CAGCGTTGACACTCCCCAGGAGAAGAGGCCCCTAGACCGGTTACAAGCCCCAGAACTGGCCAACGTGGCAG GGCTCACCCCTCCAGCTACCCCTCCCCATCAGTTATGGAAGCCCCTGGCTGCTGTCTCACTGCTGGCCAAAGCCAAATCTCCTAAGTCCACCGCCCAGGAGGGAACCCTGAAGCCTGAAGGAGTTACAGAGGCCAAACATCCAGCTGCAGCCTGCCTCCAAGAAGGGGTCCATGGCCCTAGTCCAGTCCATGTGGGCTCTGGGGACCATGACTATTGTGTCCGGAGCAggacccccccaaaaaagacgCCTGCCCTAGTCATTCCAGAGGTGGGCTCCCGATGGAATGTCAAACGCCATCAGGATATCACCATCAAACCTGTCTTGTCCCTGGGCCCAGCCACCCCGCTGCCCCCATGCACAGCTGCCTCCCAGAAGCCACTTGATCACAGGACTAGCAACGATCAGGCAGATCCCCCAGCCCCTTGCCTTGCCCCATCCACCTTGCTGTCCCCTGAGGCCTCACCCTGCCGGAATGACATGAACACTAGGACTCTCCCTGATCCCTCAGCCAAGCAGCAGTCAGTACGCTGTTATCGAAAAGCCTGCAGGTCAGCCAGCCCCCCAAGCCGGGGCTGGCAAGGCCGCCGTGGCCGCAGCAGCCGTTCTGTCAGCTCTGGGTCCAACCGGACCAGCGAAGCATCTTCCTCCTCATCCTCATCGTCGTCTTCCTcatcccggtcccggtcccggtccctcTCCCCCCCACACAAGAGGTGGCGAAG GTCCAGTTGCAGTTCCTCTGGACGTTCCCGAAGatgctcttcctcttcctcctcctcatcttcctcctcgTCTTCCTCATCCTCATCATCTAGTTCCCGAAGTCGGTCCCGCTCTCTATCTCCTCGCCGGAGAAGTGACAGGAGGCGGCG GTACAGTTCTTATCGTTCACACGACCATTACCAAAGGCAGAGAGTTCTGCAGAAGGAGCGTGCAATA GAAGAGAGAAGAGTGGTCTTCATTGGGAAGATACCTGGTCGCATGACTAGGTCAGAGCTGAAACAGAGGTTCTCTGTTTTTGGAGAGATTGAGGAGTGCACCATCCACTTCCGTGTCCAAGG TGACAACTATGGCTTCGTCACTTATCGCTATGCCGAGGAGGCATTTGCAGCCATCGAGAGTGGCCACAAGCTGAGGCAAGCAGATGAACAGCCCTTTGATCTCTGCTTTGGGGGCCGCAGGCAGTTCTGCAAGAGAAGCTATTCTGATCTTG ACTCCAACCGGGAAGACTTTGACCCTGCTCCTGTAAAGAGCAAATTTGATTCTCTTGACTTTGACACATTGTTGAAACAGGCCCAGAAGAACCTC
- the PPRC1 gene encoding peroxisome proliferator-activated receptor gamma coactivator-related protein 1 isoform X1 has translation MAARRGLRDGVAPPPSGGPGPDPGGGVRSSGWGSRSQAPYGTVGAVSGGEQVLLHEEGDDSGFVSLSRLGPCLRDKDLEMEELILQDGTLLGTMHSYMDASLISLIEDFGGLGESRLSLEDQNEVSLLTALTEILDNADSENLSPFDSIPDSELLVSPREGSSLHRLLSLSRTPPERDLITPTDPLGPSTGSSRVSGVEMSLTDPPWDFSPPSFLETSSPKLPSWRPPRSRPRWGQSPPPQQRSDGEEEEEVAGFSSEMLAGELNNSVSSIADFPMHLACPEEEDKTAVAAEMAVQTAGDESISSLSELVRAMHPYCLPNLTHLTALEDELQEQPDDLTLPEDCVVLEIVGQAATAGNDLEIPVVVRQIPTGPQPVLLDDSLEASPALQLIMPALEAETEAAVPREALCPEKEGLPLDSKEKLESACLLEPREVMEPMAPKGPQNPPANAMLSSQRARKGRRKKIKEQPAACAEGYARRLRSASRGQSTAVTELTSQGGSLSQEDLQREVAPPHGRGKPRAWARAWAAALEKPGSGNLESSAGQASPAKEGPLDLYPSLVDPIQANPVSTHLSLVDSAQADPMPLDSVEADPTAIDPDPTVADPVPVDPKLVDPLPADPVLIDPVLPDSAAVDRAVVVPISDDLPPVDPVLAKPVQVDSLPNDLAPVDPVLVKSRPTDPRRGAVSSAQGSPAPQLLLESESSDPPKAINPEVKEVMGPLKGESGTSATTQEARPRPLSLSEYRRRRQQRQAEAEERNPQPPAGKWPSLPETPTGLADIPCLVPPAPAKKTTLQRSPEAPSEACFAPVGPSPASPSPEPPAGKPMTSTPTEQVPSQEMLLPARPPPPAVQSMPPTMPTALPFPTGGLGMTPMLPLPTNGQGVPSLPPPPLQPPSVPMSVGPVPPDPFTHYAPVPPWPCYPPLSPSGYPCLPPPPTVPLVSGTPGAYAVPSTCNVPWVPPPAPVPPYSSSCTYGPLGWGPGLQHPPFWPTVPPPSLPLTSVGRAVPSPKVEPSGIPPGPPDSVLTVPMAPPLSLGAAGQGAPQIEPTKVEVKPVPASPHLKHKVSSPVHSPRIKAPLCLPAESVAVEPASERLKPEPQEARPREKAPSPVAKAVPTSAPRQSTTTKLPAVHPARLRTLSFLPTPRTQGPEDVVQAFISEIGIEASDLSSLLEQFEKSEAKKECPPPAPADSLAVGNSGSVDTPQEKRPLDRLQAPELANVAGLTPPATPPHQLWKPLAAVSLLAKAKSPKSTAQEGTLKPEGVTEAKHPAAACLQEGVHGPSPVHVGSGDHDYCVRSRTPPKKTPALVIPEVGSRWNVKRHQDITIKPVLSLGPATPLPPCTAASQKPLDHRTSNDQADPPAPCLAPSTLLSPEASPCRNDMNTRTLPDPSAKQQSVRCYRKACRSASPPSRGWQGRRGRSSRSVSSGSNRTSEASSSSSSSSSSSSRSRSRSLSPPHKRWRRSSCSSSGRSRRCSSSSSSSSSSSSSSSSSSSSRSRSRSLSPRRRSDRRRRYSSYRSHDHYQRQRVLQKERAIEERRVVFIGKIPGRMTRSELKQRFSVFGEIEECTIHFRVQGDNYGFVTYRYAEEAFAAIESGHKLRQADEQPFDLCFGGRRQFCKRSYSDLDSNREDFDPAPVKSKFDSLDFDTLLKQAQKNLRRTPLWSGVESCCT, from the exons ATGGCGGCGCGCCGGGGACTAAGAGACGGAGTCGCGCCGCCTCCGAGTGGGGGCCCCGGCCCCGACCCTGGCGGTGGAGTGCGCAGCAGCGGTTGGGGGAGTCGGAGCCAAGCGCCGTATGGCACTGTGGGCGCTGTGAGTGGCGGGGAGCAG GTGCTGCTGCATGAGGAGGGGGATGATTCTGGCTTTGTCAGTCTATCTCGGCTGGGCCCCTGTTTGAGGGACAAGGACTTAGAGATGGAGGAGCTGATACTGCAGGATGGGACACTGCTGGGGACCATGCACAGCTATATGGATGCCTCCCTCATCTCCCTCATTGAAGATTTTGGTGGCCTTGGAGAG AGCAGGTTATCTCTGGAGGACCAGAATGAAGTGTCACTGCTCACAGCTCTAACAGAGATCTTGGACAATGCAGATTCCGAGAACCTGTCTCCATTTGACAGCATTCCTGACTCAGAGCTGCTTGTGTCACCTCGGGAGGGCTCCTCT ctGCACAGGCTGCTCAGCCTCTCTCGGACACCCCCAGAACGTGACCTCATCACACCGACTGACCCATTGGGGCCCAGCACAGGCAGCAGTAGAGTGAGTGGG GTTGAGATGTCTCTCACAGATCCTCCTTGGGACTTCTCTCCACCCTCTTTCTTGGAGACCTCTTCCCCCAAGCTTCCTAGCTGGAGACCCCCAAGGTCAAGACCCCGCTGGGGCcagtccccacctccccagcagCGTAGTgatggggaagaagaggaggaggtggccGGCTTCAGCAGCGAGATGCTTGCTGGGGAGCTCAACAACTCTGTGAGCAGCATCGCAGACTTCCCCATGCACCTGGCCTGTCCCGAGGAGGAAGATAAAACAGCAGTAGCAGCAGAGATGGCAGTGCAGACAGCTGGCGATGAGAGCATCTCCTCCCTGAGTGAGCTGGTGCGGGCCATGCACCCGTACTGCCTGCCTAACCTCACCCACCTGACGGCACTTGAGGATGAGCTTCAAGAGCAGCCAGATGATTTGACACTGCCTGAGGATTGTGTGGTGCTGGAGATTGTGGGCCAGGCGGCCACAGCTGGCAACGACCTGGAGATCCCAGTTGTGGTGCGACAGATCCCTACTGGACCCCAGCCTGTCCTCCTGGATGACTCGCTAGAGGCCAGTCCAGCCTTGCAGCTGATCATGCCTGCactagaggcagagacagaggctGCTGtgcccagggaagccctctgccctGAGAAAGAGGGGTTGCCACTGGACTCAAAGGAAAAGCTGGAGTCAGCCTGCTTGTTGGAGCCCAGGGAGGTCATGGAGCCAATGGCACCCAAGGGGCCTCAGAACCCACCAGCCAACGCAATGCTAAGTTCCCAGAGAGCTCGAaagggcaggaggaagaagaTCAAGGAGCAGCCAGCTGCCTGTGCAGAAGGTTATGCCAGGAGGCTGAGGTCAGCCTCTCGTGGGCAGTCTACAGCAGTTACAGAGCTGACCTCTCAGGGAGGCAGCTTGTCTCAGGAGGACCTTCAGAGAGAGGTTGCGCCTCCCCATGGTAGAGGGAAGCCCCGGGCTTGGGCTCGGGCCTGGGCAGCTGCCTTGGAGAAGCCTGGCTCTGGGAACTTGGAGAGTAGTGCTGGACAAGCTAGTCCTGCTAAAGAAGGTCCTCTAGACCTCTACCCCAGCCTGGTTGACCCCATCCAAGCCAACCCTGTTTCAACCCATCTCTCCCTGGTTGACTCTGCTCAAGCTGACCCCATGCCACTTGACTCTGTTGAAGCTGATCCCACTGCGATTGACCCTGATCCCACTGTGGCTGACCCTGTACCTGTTGACCCTAAACTGGTTGACCCTCTCCCAGCTGACCCAGTGCTGATTGACCCAGTTCTGCCTGACTCAGCAGCAGTTGACCGTGCAGTGGTTGTTCCCATCTCAGATGACTTGCCTCCAGTTGACCCTGTCCTAGCCAAGCCAGTACAAGTTGACTCTCTTCCCAATGACCTGGCTCCAGTTGACCCTGTACTAGTTAAGTCTAGGCCAACTGATCCCAGACGTGGTGCAGTGTCATCAGCCCAGGGGAGTCCAGCCCCGCAGCTCCTCCTGGAGTCAGAGTCCTCAGACCCCCCAAAAGCCATCAATCCTGAAGTCAAGGAGGTCATGGGTCCTCTGAAGGGGGAAAGTGGTACTAGTGCCACAACCCAGGAAGCCAGGCCTCGGCCTCTTAGCCTGTCTGAGTACCGGCGACGAAGACAGCAGCGCCAGGCAGAGGCAGAAGAGAggaacccccagcccccagctgggAAGTGGCCCAGCCTCCCAGAAACTCCCACAGGGCTGGCAGACATCCCTTGTCTTGTCCCACCAGCCCCAGCCAAGAAGACAACTCTGCAGAGAAGCCCTGAGGCTCCTTCTGAGGCTTGCTTTGCACCTGTgggtcccagccctgcctctcctAGTCCTGAGCCACCTGCAGGCAAACCTATGACCTCAACTCCCACTGAGCAGGTGCCGTCCCAAGAGATGCTACTGCCAGCAAGACctccacctcctgctgtgcagtccATGCCCCCCACAATGCCCACTGCCCTGCCATTTCCCACGGGTGGGCTGGGCATGACCCCCATGCTGCCCCTTCCCACAAATGGGCAAGGTGTCCCCAGTCTGCCCCCACCACCCTTGCAGCCTCCTAGTGTTCCGATGTCTGTGGGGCCAGTGCCACCTGATCCCTTTACTCACTATGCCCCTGTGCCACCCTGGCCTTGTTATCCCCCCTTGTCCCCTTCTGGCTATCCTTGCTTGCCCCCTCCACCAACGGTGCCCCTAGTGTCTGGTACTCCAGGTGCCTATGCTGTGCCCTCCACTTGCAATGTGCCTTGGGTACCTCCTCCTGCCCCAGTCCCACCTTATAGCTCCAGCTGTACCTATGGGCCCTTGGGATGGGGCCCAGGGCTGCAACACCCTCCATTCTGGCCTACTGTTCCCCCACCTTCTTTGCCTCTAACCTCTGTTGGAAGAGCTGTTCCCTCACCCAAGGTGGAGCCCAGTGGCATCCCACCTGGCCCTCCTGATAGTGTACTGACTGTGCCGATGGCTCCTCCCCTCAGTCTTGGGGCAGCTGGCCAGGGAGCTCCACAGATAGAGCCCACCAAGGTGGAGGTCAAGCCAGTGCCTGCATCTCCCCATCTGAAACACAAGGTGTCCTCCCCGGTGCACAGCCCTCGGATCAAGGCTCCACTGTGTCTGCCTGCTGAGAGTGTGGCTGTTGAGCCTGCATCAGAGAGGCTAAAGCCTGAGCCCCAGGAAGCTAGGCCCAGAGAGAAGGCACCCTCTCCTGTTGCCAAGGCTGTTCCCACATCTGCACCAAGGCAGAGCACTACCACCAAACTGCCTGCTGTCCACCCAGCCCGTCTAAGGACACTGTCCTTTCTGCCTACCCCACGTACCCAGGGTCCTGAGGATGTGGTACAGGCTTTCATCAGTGAGATTG GAATTGAGGCATCGGACCTGTCCAGTCTGCTGGAGCAatttgagaaatcagaag CCAAAAAGGAGTGCCCTCCCCCGGCTCCTGCTGACAGCCTGGCTGTAGGAAACTCAGG CAGCGTTGACACTCCCCAGGAGAAGAGGCCCCTAGACCGGTTACAAGCCCCAGAACTGGCCAACGTGGCAG GGCTCACCCCTCCAGCTACCCCTCCCCATCAGTTATGGAAGCCCCTGGCTGCTGTCTCACTGCTGGCCAAAGCCAAATCTCCTAAGTCCACCGCCCAGGAGGGAACCCTGAAGCCTGAAGGAGTTACAGAGGCCAAACATCCAGCTGCAGCCTGCCTCCAAGAAGGGGTCCATGGCCCTAGTCCAGTCCATGTGGGCTCTGGGGACCATGACTATTGTGTCCGGAGCAggacccccccaaaaaagacgCCTGCCCTAGTCATTCCAGAGGTGGGCTCCCGATGGAATGTCAAACGCCATCAGGATATCACCATCAAACCTGTCTTGTCCCTGGGCCCAGCCACCCCGCTGCCCCCATGCACAGCTGCCTCCCAGAAGCCACTTGATCACAGGACTAGCAACGATCAGGCAGATCCCCCAGCCCCTTGCCTTGCCCCATCCACCTTGCTGTCCCCTGAGGCCTCACCCTGCCGGAATGACATGAACACTAGGACTCTCCCTGATCCCTCAGCCAAGCAGCAGTCAGTACGCTGTTATCGAAAAGCCTGCAGGTCAGCCAGCCCCCCAAGCCGGGGCTGGCAAGGCCGCCGTGGCCGCAGCAGCCGTTCTGTCAGCTCTGGGTCCAACCGGACCAGCGAAGCATCTTCCTCCTCATCCTCATCGTCGTCTTCCTcatcccggtcccggtcccggtccctcTCCCCCCCACACAAGAGGTGGCGAAG GTCCAGTTGCAGTTCCTCTGGACGTTCCCGAAGatgctcttcctcttcctcctcctcatcttcctcctcgTCTTCCTCATCCTCATCATCTAGTTCCCGAAGTCGGTCCCGCTCTCTATCTCCTCGCCGGAGAAGTGACAGGAGGCGGCG GTACAGTTCTTATCGTTCACACGACCATTACCAAAGGCAGAGAGTTCTGCAGAAGGAGCGTGCAATA GAAGAGAGAAGAGTGGTCTTCATTGGGAAGATACCTGGTCGCATGACTAGGTCAGAGCTGAAACAGAGGTTCTCTGTTTTTGGAGAGATTGAGGAGTGCACCATCCACTTCCGTGTCCAAGG TGACAACTATGGCTTCGTCACTTATCGCTATGCCGAGGAGGCATTTGCAGCCATCGAGAGTGGCCACAAGCTGAGGCAAGCAGATGAACAGCCCTTTGATCTCTGCTTTGGGGGCCGCAGGCAGTTCTGCAAGAGAAGCTATTCTGATCTTG ACTCCAACCGGGAAGACTTTGACCCTGCTCCTGTAAAGAGCAAATTTGATTCTCTTGACTTTGACACATTGTTGAAACAGGCCCAGAAGAACCTC